From the genome of Desulfatiglans sp., one region includes:
- a CDS encoding (2Fe-2S)-binding protein translates to MAFASGGEAQAQEKGNLTPADATSTNTQSGCREPIELTVNGGRYRFHVEPNWTLRQLLRDEIGLTSPKDWCGGMGACGSCTVIMNGRPVLSCLTLAVECNGAVIETAEGIAKVKHPIIDSYIKWNAFQCGYCTPGFVTTAKALLDRNPNPTEADVRDALGGNLCRCGTYQQHPKAVVDAAQVLKGVKS, encoded by the coding sequence ATGGCCTTTGCATCCGGTGGTGAGGCCCAAGCACAGGAAAAAGGGAATCTCACACCTGCTGACGCAACCTCAACCAACACCCAGTCAGGATGCAGAGAGCCAATTGAACTCACTGTAAACGGCGGAAGATACCGTTTTCATGTTGAGCCCAACTGGACCTTAAGACAGCTTTTAAGGGATGAAATAGGTCTTACTTCACCAAAGGACTGGTGCGGCGGCATGGGGGCATGCGGGTCATGCACTGTAATCATGAACGGTAGGCCAGTGCTGTCATGCTTAACCCTTGCAGTAGAATGCAATGGGGCAGTGATTGAAACCGCAGAGGGGATTGCAAAGGTAAAACATCCCATAATAGACTCTTATATCAAGTGGAATGCCTTTCAGTGCGGTTATTGTACCCCCGGTTTTGTAACAACAGCAAAGGCGCTTCTGGATAGAAACCCGAACCCGACAGAGGCTGATGTCCGCGATGCCCTTGGCGGCAACCTCTGCCGGTGCGGCACATACCAGCAGCATCCGAAAGCGGTTGTGGATGCAGCTCAGGTATTGAAGGGGGTTAAATCATGA
- a CDS encoding four helix bundle protein — translation MALGHEKLDVYRLALTYVAWVYEKAKNLNGVHRSARDQWLRASQPIPLNIAEGNGKTAKADRRRYFEIARGSALECAAIQDVLVVGKALDETQSSDHKVELDRIAVMLSKLGGRGYSEKDNL, via the coding sequence ATGGCACTTGGGCATGAAAAACTTGATGTCTACCGGCTGGCTCTAACGTATGTCGCATGGGTTTACGAGAAGGCGAAAAATCTGAATGGAGTTCATCGTTCAGCAAGGGATCAATGGCTTCGTGCAAGTCAGCCGATACCGTTAAATATTGCTGAAGGTAACGGCAAGACTGCAAAGGCAGATAGAAGGCGATACTTCGAGATTGCACGAGGTTCAGCTCTGGAATGCGCAGCAATTCAGGATGTTTTAGTTGTAGGCAAGGCTCTTGATGAAACACAAAGCAGCGATCACAAGGTTGAGCTTGATAGAATAGCTGTTATGCTAAGTAAATTGGGTGGAAGAGGCTACAGCGAAAAAGATAATCTTTAA